GAATAACTGTGCGTGTGAATGCATTTTGACATATTAATCTGATTCGTGGATTTACAGTCACGACCAATATGATTGGCCCCCTTGGCAAATTCTGAGCTATATTCTATGCTACAAAAGATGGGAAGTACATTGTACATGGTGTTTCACATGAAGACGTTATGCTATTTTAAGAGCTCTGAGAGCAACAGAGTGACAGTAAGAGTGAGAGTGATGAGTTGATGCTTCACAAGagctttaggagtagtattaacatgagacagtgatggtgggttgtgtttaggagtagtattaacatgagacacagtgatggtgggttgtgtttaggagtagtattaacatgagacagtgatggtgggttgtgtttagtagtagtattaacatgagacacagtgttggtgggttgtgtttaggactagtattaacatgagacacagtgatggtgggttgtgtttaggagtagtattaacatgagacacagtgatggtgggttgtgtttaggagtagtattaacatgacacACAGTGAGAAACATTAGACTATACAGAACATGTTCCtatgtaactcagttggtagaacatggcacCTGCAACGTAATGGGTTTGGTtaccaggaccacccatatgtaaaatataTGCACACAGGACTGTATATTGATTTGGAATGTTGAGTTGACTGAACTGCATAATTTATGGACAGCAGACTACAATACATGACACAGTCAATACAGCAGGCTATGGTGATGTTCATTGGATTATCTGCTAGCTAAAGCTACTAAAAGTACTGTacaacagaggaggctggtgggcggAGATATAGGAGGAtggactcattgtaatggctggaatgaatgGAACACTATCCATTCATTTTATTCCTATTACTGCCAAAGGAATGAGGACATAATATGAGGACTGGAGGCTGCAGTAATGTTGAGATGCCAGTAGGTGGCGCTCTAGTCTAGAACactggaaccttcagtaccacTTTGAGGCAGCTGATGAGGAGTGATGGGAATGGGTCATATTTAGCCTGTTTATAAAATCTAGGCCCCTCCTCAAATATACAAATACAACTATTTTCTGACATGTTGTTTTTGCACGTTAATGTCTTAACATCCTGACTAGGCTACTTTTGAAAGGTGTCAACCACAGAACTCACACTTACAGTAGTATACTTCTTGTTTCTCTGCACTGCCAGTAAGTGTTGTTGGTTCAGATGAACTGACTCAGCATCACCTCCCTGTTAACCAGGGTAGGGAGAAGTgttgacatctatactgtgtagggtgtgtgtttgAACTTTTCTACGTCCATAACAGCAAGCTCTCTAGACTTTGATGCAGACTCAAGGGCCTTATGTACCTTCCCCTAGATAGTGTCTGTACTGAATATCCACCATTTTGTCCAACTGTCATATGTTTCTTGACCCCCTAACTAGTGTCATACTTTCCCAGGTAGGAAGGAGGAGTTAGGGGTGGATGGGAGGGTGAAGATCCAATGGAGAGGTTTACCCCCCTGACAGTCCCATTGAGTCTGATTATGGGATAGTAACATGGGGTGGGGGTAAATATGGGCATCCCTTCTGATAGGCCACACCCACAGGAAGTGTCACTAAGTGACGTTGTTGAACAGATGCATGGACTTCTGATTGTTCTCATCCTGGACGGGAGGCAGgaagggacaaaaagcacaatgggtaAGAAGCAGCTGGAGAGAAGGTTTAGTTATATTTTcatgtatctctctcctcctagaaATCCTGTTGTATAAGAACCCAAAGTGAACCGGAGGGCCTTGTTGTGGTCACAATAACACCCTTTGACGTCCCTGTGGTCCTTCACACATTCCTGAGTCAGTACCTAGGGATTAGTAGAGGTCATCCAGACCGTTTTTACATGTGTAACAGCTGGATCTCGTCTGAGCGGTTAGCTGGATATGCCGAGACCTGCTGCGTACTTAATGCTGAGTGGTTTAGGTTCTGCCCACTATAGTGCTGTCTGGTTAGAACATGGTGTTGAGGCCCGTCTCTCTACTCTTGATGGTCACCACCAccacatacatgcagacacatcTGTTTCCATTTGAAGATGTTTTATATTATTGTGTGGTTATATTCGCTGGTCTCACACTGCAGTAAGGAACTGCATGTCAAAAGTCTATCAGCAACACAACACTTCTTCTCAAGACTGACCATGTCGTGCACTAACTGAAGGTGAGGGGAGGCGGTGTCCTGCAGCACATCCAAGCACCCTGATTGGTTGGATGAACAGCGGTGCAAAGGGTGATTGACAGGgctgcaggccaatcaagttgaGAGGGCATGTAAACACACACGGTCATACcatacccatagggctctggtcaaaggaaGTGCACTATTTGGGACGCAATCAGTGTAAAGAAATGACAGTGGCATATTGTACTACTACAGACATCAGTGTTTGGGTGATTAAATGTGACTTTGTCAAGTAGCCAATGTTGTGTTTCACCATTCTATCTGATTAATTGAATGTGTTTGTAGAATAGAATGAATGTCATCATGGAACTGTCCAAATGTAAATGGAACTTTGACCTGTTCCAAGTAGAACTCAGAGGGACAAGGCAACACATTCTAAGATATTATAAACATTCCATATAGAATAGTCAACATATTGTTAACATGGTTCTGTATTTATTGAAAGTGGAAATGGGAGACATTTTGTCTATTATAGAAATGTAGGACcctctctaatacagtaacctccgTTCTCTGACATGCTGTTCTGGTCCTCATGCATGTTAATGTCttaaagaggaaggagaggactgttCTGCATCAGCTACTTGTGTTCTGACTACTATAAATATGTCTCAACCACAGAACACACACTTAATGTCAGTTCCCACTCAATACCAGTCAGTTAACTCACTGTACAAGACCTCTCCCCTTCAGTCTGTAAGTACTCTTGATATCTTGAAATATAGTTTTTTGTTTTTAGCCGTAAGTCATCTCCTCAAGGGTCTCAGACAtggagagctgatctaggatcaggtcctcctggTCCATATAATTATGATCTAAATGGGAAAACTAATGCTAGATCCTTCTCTGAGACACTTTGTAAATACAGACACTATCATATAATGATGATATAAAAGGTGTGTGTGACTTGTTGTTTATCCTCACAGCTTGGGGATAGGAGGTGTCATTCAAGCTGGTGGTAAATGCCTTGCTCAAAATGGCAGAGGTTTCCACCTTGCCaggtcagggatttgaaccagtaatgtttcagttactggcccaatgttctTAACTGCTAGACTACCTGCTGATACCGCTGACAAACCATATTACCAAACTATAATGAAGAATGTGATTTACACACCATCCACCCGAGGCtgtgagtcaatcaccaccttccggagacacctgaaaccccacctcttcaaggaatacctaggataggataaagtaatccttctcacccccccctcccccttaaatgatttagatgcactattgtaaagtggctgttccactggatgtcataaggtgaattcaccaatttgtaagtcgctctggataagagcgtctgcacttaaatgtaaatgtgatgatgatgtgttgttatacctgcatcccaaatgacaccatattcactatagagtgcactacttttgactagagccctaccTGCTGCCCCACTGATGGTTTGTATGTAGTTATTCACCagctatagagtgcactacttttgactagagccctaccTGCTGCCCCTGATGGTTTGTATGTAGTTATTCACCAGCTATAGAgtgagttgttgtttatgtttctaagactgcagggtgggagatgcaacaatggccttgagaacagcaggaagtgtgttggtggtctttctctggtctgtagcAGGTATGGTCTCATTCTTATCTTTTAGTTGCTCTGTTTATCAATCTACAGACATTTCTAAAAGGATAAGAATCATAATGTTATTCTGGTGTGTTCTGTTAGGCATCGCCACTTCACTTTAAATAGTTATCTTTCACACCTCACTGAGTGATGCTTTTCTACAGTTTCCATTCACACTCAGCAACTACAGCAACAAAGTGTGAACAACCCCTACTTTCAGTGTGAGACCATTGGCCTTGGCTTAATTCTGAtaccattgtgttgtgtgactgtgTTTCAGTGGTACTGGGTCAGGATGGCTGGAGTGTGACTTACACCACTCAGAGTATCTGTaccttgaaggggtcaacagtggagctgacctgctcttacacatatcccagTGGTCATACAGTCACAACAACCTACTGGTTCAACAAAAATGATGCTGTTGGGCCTGTAAGGCTGAGTGATGACCCAGACTACAAAGGACGTGTGACGTACCGTGAGGATGAAGAGAATGGTCACACCCTGACaatcacagacctgagagagagtgaCTCAGCTACGTACAAATTCAGATTTACAGATCAGACTGGAACATGGAGATATACTGGTgatcctggagtcactctgtctgtcacaggtacAGTTACATTCAATATAGTTAAACtgttgaattccatttagttcaGGAGAAATGTCTTGGTTTGTATTTATGTCTGTATAACATAGGATTTCTTCCATCTTTGTATTAGAGTGATAAGTCAGTGATAAAGGGATTTCCAGTGATATTGTTGTTTCTCCAGGTCTTCAGGTGAAGGTGACTGGTGGACATCAGGATAagacactgacctgtagcaccacctgtactctgactgacaaccccacctacatctggtacaagaacggacacAAAGTAAAGGAGGACACTTCCAGCCTGGACTCAGACTCCTTTAGTGAtgcagacagttactcctgtgctgtaaaaggccGTGAGGATCTCCactctcctgcagtgtgtgagtgtgttttaaaaaataaaaatctgataCATGTTTGTTTCAGGTTGTGAGACTTATGCCAATGAACCAATTAATATGGATCACTATTCAAATGATGGTTGTCACGAATGTACACTGTTAAACTTGTTTGTTTTTCTTCTTCATAAACAACATCAGTGTATATCTGTAGATATTGTAATTAAGTTTTATTTAAGATTTAGATAAGGTGTTATATTGTCTTCTTGTATTTCAGGTcagaagtgttggagtgtgacttaCACCCATCAGAGTATCTGTGCtttgaaggggtcaacagtggacatatcctgctcttacacatatcccagTTACCATGAGATCAAACAAGCTTTCTGGTTTACTAAATGGTCTGGTATGGATCCTGAAGATCTGAGCTCAGTGCCAGGGTATGAGGGTCATATAGAGTACCTTGGGGATAAGGAGAGTGACTgtaccctgagaatcacagacctgagaTTGAGTGACTCTGCTGGGTTCAGGTTCAGATTCATAACATCTGGAGACAAGTTTTCTGGCTCACCTGTTTCCCTGACTGTCACAGGTAATCTGTCACTCATCTCACATCTTACTGTAATGACCTTATTAAAACCTGCTATGTCAAGGTGATCCCCGAGGGGAACTCCAcccccccattcagctgaaaaggaggcgcagggaattcaaaaatattctttagaaatatttaactttcacacatgaacaagtccaatacagcaaatgaaagataaacatcttgttcatctacccatcatgtccgatttttacatttttttacagcgaaaacacaacatatatttactTTAGACCACCAATCAAAAggaaacacagccattttttcctgccaaagatagtcacaaaagcaggattagagataaaatgaatcactaaccttttgaaaatattcatcagatgacactcatataacgtgttacacaatacatttatgttatgttcgataatatgcatatttatatccacgtATCTCGGTTTACATTAACGACAtcttcagaaatgcctccaaaatatccgcaggaattatagaaagctacgccagattacagaaatactcatcataaacttttaCCAtttgttctacatataattaaagatacactggttctttaTGCAACCGCTATGTCAGAATTTTTAAAAACGTTACGaaaaaagcctaccatgcaataatctgagaggGAGCTAAGACGTAAAAGTATTTCTCCGCCGTGTttgagtcaacagaaatacgaaattacatcataaatattcccttacctttgatgagaatgcagtgcaaggagtcctcgttccacaataaatcgttgttttgttccataatgtccaatactagtgtccaaaTAGCTGCATCTGCACTTTCAGCTCCGTGCCCAAAAACTGATGCTGGTCCTGGAAAACTCGGACGaaaaacttcaaaaagatatgttccaggtcgaataaactggtcaaactaagtagagaatcaatcttcaggatgttattttcatatatatccaataacgttccaaccggatcatacgttttcatctgcagccaaatggaacgaCGGTGACACCCACAGACAAATGCGCCACAGGAAAATGGCATTCTGTCGGGACAGTGACTATTTccctcccattcggtcaaagttcacaccaAAGGCTCCATTCCACGTTCTACAAactgaggacatctagtggaaggcatggGAAGTGCTACCAAATCCATATCTTGTTTGGGAGGgaaggggcgatgacgtcaaatttGACCCACACTCAGAATTTCACCTCTTGTTTggttggaagattgcctgccctatgagttctgttatactcacagagataattcaaactgttttagaaacttcagagcgTTTTCTAtccagtagtaataataataggcatatattagcaatctaggacagagtaggatgcagttcactatgggcacgcaattcatccaaagtgaaaatactgccccctatccccaacAAGTTTTAAGGGCAGTCATACAGACACAGTAGTGGTATGTGATGGAAAAATACCAAATGTACTATTTCACATAAGAggacatactgaacaaaaatgtaaatgcaacatgtaatgtgcttgtttcatgagctgaaataaaagatcccagaaatgttccatatgtacaAAGAATGTACAtctctcaaatttgtttacatccctgtttgtgagaatttctcctttgccaagataacccatccacttgacaggtgtggcatattatgacgctgattaaacagcattattattacacaggtgcaccttgtgctggggacaataaaaggccactgtaaattgtgcagttttgtcacacaagacaatgccacagatatctcaagttttaagggagtgtgcaattgacatgctgactgcaggcatGTCAACCAGAGCTGTTATCAGATAaatgaatgttcatttctctaccataagccgcctccaacgttgttttagagaatttggcagtgcgtccaactggcctcacaaccacagaccacgtgtatggccacaatcaacagcctgatcaactctctgtgaaggagatgtgtcacgctgcatgagacaAATACGCTTTTTgttcatatggaacatttctgggatttattatttcagctcatgaaacaacactttacatgttgcatttatatttttgttcagtgtagttgaaACAGAGAcccgagagagagaatgactgtCATTATTGTCTCTAAAATAGTTTCAGATCCGAGAGGGCAGTATGACACAGAGTTACTCTGTCTGTCATAGGTAATAAATACTGTGTTCCATACTAGACCAAGATTCGATACAAATGTGCATTATCAATCTACAGACTAACGTAATTTGAATTCAACATATCTTGAGTTGTGTTCATTCAGTATAAGGGTCAGGATGATAGTCTGTACAGACTGGAATAGGACTGGCTTACATCATTTCTAGAAGAGAACTCAGTAAATTCATACAGTATTTAATGTGTTGTATTTCTCTCCAGATCTTCAGGTAAAGATGACAACTTCACTGTTTTCAAGATGGGTGACCCTGAACTGTGGCACGtgtactctgactgacaaccccacctacatctggtacaagaacggagACAAAGTAAAGGAGGACACCTCCAGACAGTACTCAGACTACATTAGTGATGCAGACAGTTAttcctgtgctgtaaaaggccatgaggatctccactctcctgcagtgtgtgagtgtagaTTCCACTACAGTATTCCTCCTCATTAGgctacattcattcatgttgggGAATTACACATCTGAAACACTCATCACACAGAAAGATCTGAGAAAAGAATACAGAAAACACTATATTGTCATGTTATTGTTTAAGGTGTCCGTGGTcagaagtgttggagtgtgacttaCCCCCATCAGGGAGTCTGTGCCTTGAAGGGGTCATCAGTGGATATATCCTCCACGTATGACAGTGGTTATGATACGATCACATCAACACTCTGGTTTAGTCCTAAACAGAGTGACAGGTGGAGGGATGAGTTGATCCCTGAGGACCTAACCACAGACCCAGGGTATGCAGGTCGTGTGGAGTAtgttggagagaaggagagagtcgctccaccctgagaatcacagatcTGAGAGAGGAGGACTCAGCTGAGTACAAGTTCATAttcaacacacagacatcaaGATGGGGACACAGCTTCCCTGGAACAACTCTGACTGTCACAGGTAACACTGCACTCACAACCTACAGGTGAATGTGACTCCTGCCTGGTGATGCAACATGTtggtaactttccccaaattccagaaatcctggttggaggattaaTTCCTTCTGATTCTGGGAATATTCTGGAAAACATGGGGATTTGGGGAGAGTTACCAGAAGTGTTTAACCCTGTTCCTGCCACAGTGACCATGCAGCTGTGGGTGTTGTCTTTTTTTAACATTGATACAATAGGAACCTTCTGTGTAGGAAAGTCTTTGTTTATTGTAATCAGGTGATTCAGGGTTTTAATGATGTTTTTTACTCCAGGTCTTCAGGTGCGGATTAAGGATCCAACCAACATCATAGAGGGAAAGGGGCTTTGTCTGTTCTGTGAGTCCATATGCTTTCTGCAGGACAACCCCTCttacatctggtacaagaacggacaacGTCTGTTCAGACACGAGACTAAGTACCTGATCCTAGACCCAGTCAGCAGTGAGGATGCAGGCAGATACTCCTGTGCTGTTAATGGCCAGGAGGATCTCCCCTCTGCTGAAGAGACTCTCACTGTCAGATGTGAGTATGTGGGATATAATTCTAGAACTACATGCTgattatacaaaacattaagaacacctgctttttccatgacatagaccagATTTACACAACTGGTGGTCTGCAGGCCAAACTTGGCCCCACTCAAGTTTTCTGAAGAAAACATTTacatattttgttgcattatacAATGTGTACTCTGACCTTTTCTGTCATCCTCTTTACCAGATGGCCCAAGGAACACCTCAGtatcagtcagtccctctggtgaactagtggagggcagttcagtgactctgacctgcagcagtgatgcAAACCCACCTGTGGACAAATACACTTGGTACAAGATAACATACAAGAAAATGTCAATGAGACATTCTGGACAGAGCTACACCATCCATAATATCAGctctgaggacagaggagaatattACTGTGAGGCTGAGAATGAAGTTGGAGCCAAAATATCAAAGCTTGTTCCTGTAAATGTGTTGTGTAAGTATTGCATATAATCTCCAATTTCAACTCTATTTTACTTGAATTATGATTTTACAGATATATATTCTGATCTCAAAAGGAAAGTATTGTGACACATTTTTCCATCAGATAAACCAAGGAACacctcagtgtcagtcagtccctctggtgaaatagtggagggcagttcagtgactctgacctgcagcagtgatgccaaccCACCTGTGGACAAATACACCTGGTACAAGAAGAACGTATCCTCACCAAAAGCATCAGGACAGAGTTACAGCATCACTAACATCATctctgaggacagaggagaatattACTGTGAGGCTGAGAATAAATATGGACGTCTCAACTCCACTTCTGTGCATGTAGATGTTCATTGTAAGTTCGCCTGTCCTTCTCTTTTGATCTGAGATTCACACATTTTAAATTTGATTTCACTCATACAATCATAAGTCCAAGTGTCATGATGTTCCTCATGTACAACACTGTTTTAAGACACTGTATTGGTTCATACTGTCCACCAGATGGCCCAAAGAATacctcagtgtcagtcagtccctctggtgaaatagtggagggcagttcagtgactctgacctgcagcagtgaCGCCAACCCACCTGTGGAAAACTACACCTGGTACAAGAAGAACGTGATCTCACCAAAAGCATCAGGACAGAGATACACCATCCATAATATCAGctctgaggacagagagggatACTACTGTGAGGCTCTGAACATTATAGGGAGAGAGACTGTCCCTGTCCATATTAATGTTACATGTAAGTATGACACATTCTGTCTATTTTTGTGCTCTGTAATTTTACAGATTACATTCTGACATCATGCATTTATAAACTCATGACCCTGCAGCAGTGTTTCCCTGGGTTcctgtggtgggggtgggggctgTCCTGACTGCTGGAGCTCTTCTTGTCACCATCTACTGCTATATGAAGAGGTGAGTCTCTCATTGAGATGTACTGTATTAGTAACATATCAACTTCCACTAGAGGTCAGTAGAGAGCAGAACTCACTCTGTTCCTCATTACAGGAGATCCACAGGAGGAAGTGATGCCACTGCAGACACACAGGTAATAATGTCAACAACCAAAGCTATTTCAATCCCAATAACATAGACAGTAAGAAAATGAATTTACCTAAAAATGTAGACAGTGGTTCGTAAAGTGCTAATTTAGAGTGTCTTCTTTCAGATTAAGGGACTCCCCCGTGACACAGCCCCTCAGATAGATGTTGAGCCCTCCGATTATGAGAACTGGAgcgaaccaccacagaacctggaaaGTGACACAGACCCTCAGATAGATGCTGAGCCCTCCGATTATGAGAACTGGAgcgaaccaccacagaacctggaaaGTGACACAGACCCTCAGATAGATGCTGAGCCCTCCGATTATGAGAACTGGAgcgaaccaccacagaacctggactgaagagaaccaccacagaacctggactgaagagaaccaccacagaacatggactgaagagaaccaccacagaacctggattgaagagaaccaccacagtaCCTGGACTGAAGagtaccaccacagaacctggactgaagagaaccaccgcagaaccagactgaagagaaccaccacagaacctgactgaagagaaccaccacagaacctggactgaagagaaccgcaacagaacctggactgaagagaaccaccacagaacatgactgaagagaaccaccgtAGAAACTgaactgaagagaaccaccacagaacctggactgaagagcaACAGCATCAAACCAAAGCTAGGCCTCACAATGCTATTCTCTTACTATCATTACGCTTTCTTATCTATTAGGTTTTCCAGACAATGACCTTTAACTTTTGAGTGAATGCTGGAATTTAGATTGTTATCCTAATGataaatacagtatgtatatagatGATAAATACAGTTTGTATATAGATGATAAATGGGGGATAGATTATGCTTCTGCTATTTTTCTATAAGATTTTGCCATTTCCAGATTTGATTACATTTCATGTAGAAATATGTTGAACTATTCATTAGCTCTGCTCCTTCAGGTGTTTAGTAAGCCCACCGCATGCTAGGTAATGCTAGTATCAACATGCCATCAACACAGCTGAAACTATAGTAAGACCACCACATGCTAGGTAATGCTAGTATCAACATGCCATCAACACAGCTGAAACTATAGTAAGACCACCGCATGCTAGGTAATGCTAGTATCAACATCCCATCCAACACAGCTGAAACTATAGTAAGACCACCACATGCCAGATAATGCTAATATTAACAGCCCATCCAACACAGCTGAAATTATAGCTAGCCTTGATTAGTAATCACAGCGTCAGCTTCCCCACTAAGGTCCAATGTGATAACTTGGAATCTGAGGAAGAAAGTCAGGTTTAAGAAGTAGTATGACATTTTAAATGATGCTGTACATCTATGAATACATGCATTTAATGATAAAAAGATCCAGTAATGCTCGACTGCTGAACAGCGCATATAGCGGCCAACAGCATTTGGGCCAGCACGATGGTGGTAGATATGACCCACTCTCACTAAAACTACTGTAGCAGAGTGAGTCTCATCAGGGTATAAGATGCCTGCATACTCACTATGTACAAGCATACATGATAACATGCGTAAATGTATTACTAGCAGGAGATTAATAAGAATGAACAACAGTAGCTAATACATGATGACTAGAATGAAGTGATCGCTACAGTAGCATATAATGTAAAGATGGACCGACAGAGAGGACTAACTATGTAAAGATGGACGGACAGAGAGGACTAACTATGTAAAGATGGACCGACAGGGAGGACTAACTATGTAAAGATGGACCGACAGGGAGGACTAACTATGTAAAGATGGACCGACAGGGAGGACTAACTATGTAAAGATGGACCGACAGGGAGGACTAACTATGTAAAGATGGACCGACAGGGAGGACTAACTATGTAAAATACATAACAGGCTTAGAATATGGCTAATACATCAGAGCCTAAACTTACTGTTGTAGATAAGGATGAAGTAAATATTAGAGTGACACAAATTATACCATAAAATGGAAACTAATAATGTGACTCATGCAACAGTAtcggaatacaacaggtgtaaatcttacatggaaatgcttacttacaagccccttaaCCAACTATGCTTTCAGAAGTTACGAAAAAATAAGTTAAAATAAGTTACGAAAAattaagtgttaagtaaaaaatagaaaattatagtagcaaataattaaacagcagcagtaaaataacat
This is a stretch of genomic DNA from Oncorhynchus masou masou isolate Uvic2021 unplaced genomic scaffold, UVic_Omas_1.1 unplaced_scaffold_1923, whole genome shotgun sequence. It encodes these proteins:
- the LOC135532589 gene encoding uncharacterized protein LOC135532589 — translated: MALRTAGSVLVVFLWSVAVVLGQDGWSVTYTTQSICTLKGSTVELTCSYTYPSGHTVTTTYWFNKNDAVGPVRLSDDPDYKGRVTYREDEENGHTLTITDLRESDSATYKFRFTDQTGTWRYTGDPGVTLSVTGLQVKVTGGHQDKTLTCSTTCTLTDNPTYIWYKNGHKVKEDTSSLDSDSFSDADSYSCAVKGREDLHSPAVCQKCWSVTYTHQSICALKGSTVDISCSYTYPSYHEIKQAFWFTKWSGMDPEDLSSVPGYEGHIEYLGDKESDCTLRITDLRLSDSAGFRFRFITSGDKFSGSPVSLTVTDLQVKMTTSLFSRWVTLNCGTCTLTDNPTYIWYKNGDKVKEDTSRQYSDYISDADSYSCAVKGHEDLHSPAVCVRGQKCWSVTYPHQGVCALKGSSVDISSTYDSGYDTITSTLWFSPKQSDRWRDELIPEDLTTDPGYAGRVEYVGEKERNYMLIIQNIKNTCFFHDIDQIYTTGDGPRNTSVSVSPSGELVEGSSVTLTCSSDANPPVDKYTWYKITYKKMSMRHSGQSYTIHNISSEDRGEYYCEAENEVGAKISKLVPVNVLYKPRNTSVSVSPSGEIVEGSSVTLTCSSDANPPVDKYTWYKKNVSSPKASGQSYSITNIISEDRGEYYCEAENKYGRLNSTSVHVDVHYGPKNTSVSVSPSGEIVEGSSVTLTCSSDANPPVENYTWYKKNVISPKASGQRYTIHNISSEDREGYYCEALNIIGRETVPVHINVTSVFPWVPVVGVGAVLTAGALLVTIYCYMKRRSTGGSDATADTQIKGLPRDTAPQIDVEPSDYENWSEPPQNLESDTDPQIDAEPSDYENWSEPPQNLESDTDPQIDAEPSDYENWSEPPQNLD